From Betaproteobacteria bacterium, a single genomic window includes:
- a CDS encoding ABC transporter permease → MMNALYAERFRGLPHTLTIARFTLLEALRTRLPWIWAGVLAFFGAASLFINQIAITESARLQWSFYASGLRLAAVLTLAAYITSSMVRELNEKGLEMVLALDLPRAAYVAGKLLAFLGVAAAMAALAALPLALARPVDAVAAWMLSLICELAIVAAFAVFCIVSFAQVVPALLLIIAFYLLARTIDALRLMSESAVLGELGGARSLFEYAFDAIALLLPAFERFTQTEWIASGNVEAPVLLPIITQALIYTLLLLGASLIDFHRREL, encoded by the coding sequence ATGATGAATGCCCTATACGCCGAACGCTTCCGCGGGCTGCCGCACACGCTGACCATCGCTCGCTTCACCTTGCTCGAGGCTTTGCGCACGCGACTGCCGTGGATCTGGGCCGGTGTTCTGGCGTTCTTCGGCGCCGCGAGCCTGTTCATCAACCAGATCGCCATAACCGAATCCGCGCGGCTGCAGTGGAGCTTCTACGCCTCCGGTCTGCGACTGGCCGCCGTGCTGACGCTGGCTGCGTATATTACCAGCAGCATGGTGCGCGAATTGAACGAAAAAGGCCTCGAGATGGTGCTCGCGCTGGACCTGCCGCGAGCCGCCTACGTCGCCGGCAAGCTGCTCGCTTTCCTGGGCGTGGCAGCCGCGATGGCAGCTCTCGCGGCACTGCCGCTCGCACTCGCGCGGCCCGTTGACGCCGTCGCTGCCTGGATGCTATCGCTCATCTGCGAGCTCGCGATCGTGGCGGCATTCGCGGTGTTCTGCATCGTTTCGTTCGCTCAGGTGGTCCCGGCCCTGTTGCTGATCATCGCGTTCTACCTGCTCGCGCGGACGATCGACGCGTTGCGGCTCATGTCGGAGTCTGCCGTTCTCGGCGAGCTGGGCGGCGCACGCTCGCTATTCGAATACGCCTTCGATGCGATCGCGCTGCTGCTGCCCGCGTTCGAACGCTTCACGCAAACCGAGTGGATCGCTTCCGGCAACGTCGAGGCTCCAGTGCTCCTGCCGATCATCACGCAGGCGCTCATCTATACCCTGCTTCTGCTCGGTGCGAGCCTGATCGACTTCCATCGCCGCGAGCTGTGA
- a CDS encoding sensor histidine kinase: MTPWHQRIASLPPQIWLGSMLLALHAALAWDFDSAWSRAFLLAHIGLFLIWQPMWRGERTLSARHGWLIVLIGVALVGFTNWWLMAIWLAVLFSLIGGNVPGIRERRHRVASLLAAVYLLAMLLVWVVPKLFSAPDDGGPAIDVLVRYGLLFLPVLIILTRVERLVSDTPHAVDLFYSVMLFLLVSALVLGSFMIKELARTDYPMALAQTLFCIALLLIALSWLWNPHGGFSGIGQLLSRYLLSVGLPFERWMQSVANRAEHDGQPERFLVNSLHDMLELPWLSGVRWQTKTDSGEFGEPSKFDAELSYRELTLTFYTRWSLSPALLLHLKLLTRLLAHFYDAKRREQSQRQNAYTQAIHETGARLTHDVKNLLQSLTSLCAAAEASGPEQATELQALINRQLPQIAQRLHVTLDKLRAPGRHDAPASIAAGQWWEALNSRYARSDVVFATGPISPQARVPGELFDSVADNLIQNALNKGRGDTDFRVEVYFSCADTPCLRVTDVGGPVPVAVAQQLFDAPVPSQTGLGIGLYQSAKQAAQHGYRLALAINEPGRVRFELAQS, translated from the coding sequence GTGACGCCCTGGCATCAACGCATCGCCTCGCTGCCGCCGCAGATCTGGCTCGGGTCCATGCTGCTCGCGCTGCATGCGGCGCTCGCCTGGGATTTCGATAGCGCCTGGTCGCGCGCGTTCCTGCTTGCACACATCGGGCTTTTCCTCATCTGGCAGCCGATGTGGCGCGGCGAACGGACATTGAGCGCGCGCCATGGCTGGCTCATCGTCCTGATCGGGGTGGCGCTGGTCGGCTTCACCAATTGGTGGCTGATGGCGATCTGGCTCGCCGTGCTGTTCAGCCTGATCGGCGGCAACGTGCCGGGAATCCGCGAGCGCCGTCACCGCGTCGCCTCGCTGCTCGCGGCCGTCTACCTGCTCGCCATGCTGTTGGTGTGGGTGGTGCCGAAGCTCTTCAGCGCGCCGGACGACGGCGGGCCGGCGATCGACGTCCTGGTCCGCTACGGCTTGCTGTTCCTGCCGGTGCTGATCATTCTCACGCGCGTGGAACGGCTGGTCTCCGATACGCCGCACGCGGTGGATCTGTTCTACAGCGTGATGCTGTTTCTGCTGGTTTCCGCGCTCGTGCTCGGCAGCTTCATGATCAAGGAGCTCGCGCGCACCGATTACCCGATGGCGCTGGCGCAGACGCTGTTCTGCATCGCGCTGCTGCTGATCGCGCTGTCGTGGCTGTGGAACCCGCACGGCGGGTTCTCGGGCATCGGGCAGCTCTTGTCGCGCTACCTGCTTTCGGTCGGGTTGCCGTTCGAGCGCTGGATGCAAAGTGTGGCGAATCGCGCCGAGCACGACGGCCAGCCGGAGCGCTTTCTGGTCAATTCGCTGCACGACATGCTCGAATTGCCGTGGCTCTCGGGCGTGCGCTGGCAGACCAAGACCGACAGCGGAGAGTTCGGCGAGCCGTCGAAGTTCGACGCCGAGCTGAGCTACCGCGAGCTCACGCTCACGTTCTACACCCGCTGGTCGCTATCGCCCGCGCTGCTGCTGCACTTGAAGCTGCTCACGCGGCTGCTCGCCCACTTCTACGACGCCAAGCGGCGCGAGCAATCGCAGCGGCAGAATGCCTACACGCAGGCGATCCACGAGACCGGCGCGCGGCTCACGCACGACGTGAAGAACCTGCTGCAATCGCTCACCTCGCTATGCGCCGCCGCGGAGGCGAGCGGGCCGGAGCAGGCGACCGAGCTGCAAGCCCTGATCAATCGCCAGCTGCCGCAAATCGCGCAACGCCTGCACGTCACGCTCGATAAGCTGCGCGCGCCGGGACGGCACGATGCGCCGGCTTCGATCGCCGCGGGCCAATGGTGGGAAGCGCTCAATTCCCGCTACGCACGCAGCGACGTCGTGTTCGCGACCGGCCCCATCTCGCCGCAGGCGCGGGTGCCGGGCGAGCTGTTCGACAGCGTTGCCGACAATCTCATCCAGAACGCCTTGAACAAGGGTCGCGGCGACACCGACTTCCGCGTCGAAGTCTACTTCTCGTGCGCCGATACGCCGTGCCTGCGCGTCACCGACGTGGGCGGCCCGGTACCCGTGGCAGTCGCGCAGCAGCTCTTCGATGCGCCGGTGCCTTCGCAGACCGGGCTGGGGATCGGGCTCTATCAGTCGGCCAAGCAGGCCGCGCAGCACGGGTATCGGCTTGCGCTTGCGATCAACGAGCCCGGGCGGGTGCGGTTCGAGTTGGCGCAGTCGTAG